The Rhizobium sp. CCGE531 genomic sequence CCGCGGATCGCCGCGATCGTCGGCACGCGGCAATGCCGGATTGCCTCGAAAGCCTGGCTGTTCAACGCCTCATAAGCGACCGCGGTCTCGGCGTTCTTGCGGAGGTTATCGAATTCGCTGATATCGGCGCCGGCGGAAAAATCCGCGCCGGTGCCACGAAGGACGACGACATGCGTATGCGCTTTGTCGGTCAGCATGCGCACGGCTTGCGGGATGGCACGCCACATGGCGGCGGTCACCGCATTCTTCCGGTCGGGGTTGCGGACGGTGATCGTGCCTATGGCATCGCTGCACGTCGCCTGGATGAGACCGCCGGCAAAATCATGCTCGAAATTCATGCGCGACCAACCCATTTGTCTTGTGTGGCATTTATTCTATATAATGTATCCCTGACAGAAAATCGGGAGGCCGCCAATGGTCGCAGCAACGGACATTCGCCCTGTAGAGGGCTTGGGCGCGGTTAAGGTCATGGATCCCATATGGGACAGCATGCGCGAGGAAGCTCGCGCCGCTGCCCAAGAGGATCCGTTGCTTGCCGCCTTCCTCTATTCGACGATCATCAACCACCGTTCGCTGGAGGAATGCGTTATCTATCGCATCTGCGAACGCCTCGATCATCCCGACATGCAGGCCATTCTCCTGCGGCAGACATTCGAGGAGATGCTGGCCGACTGGCCGGAGTGGGGATCGATCCTGCGCGTCGACATTCAGGCCGTCTACGATCGTGATCCCGCCTGCCTGCGGTTCCTGGAGCCCGTGCTCTATTTCAAGGGGTTCCATGCGCTGCAGACGCATCGTCTCGCGCACTGGCTCTACAATCACGGTCGCCGCGATTTCGCGCTTTATCTGCAGAGCCGTTCCTCGAGCGTTTTCCAGACCGATATCAATCCGGCGGCGCGCATCGGCAAGGGCATCTTCCTCGATCACGCGACCGGCCTCGTGGTGGGTGAAACGGCCGTGATCGGCGATAACGTTTCGATCCTGCACGGGGTCACGCTAGGCGGAACCGGCAAGGAAGGCAGCGACCGTCACCCGAAAATCGCCCATGGCGTATTGATCGGCGCCGGCGCCAAGATTCTCGGCAATATCCAGATCGGCCATTGCTCGCGCATAGCCGCCGGCTCGGTGGTGCTGAAGGAGGTGCCGCCGAAGACGACGGTTGCCGGCGTTCCGGCCAAGGTGGTCGGCGAGGCCGGCTGTTCCGAGCCATCCCGCTCCATGGATCAACTGCTCGCCGAACGCATGGTTGTCGACCAGATCAAGGGTGCGGGAATCTAGGGGAAATCCAGCCTGACTTTCGGAGGCTCGCGCTGCCGGCGGACAGGTATGCGCGGTTCCGGTCTTTACACCGCCGCTTTTCCTATGCAAGAAGCGGCCAACCGAGATCCTCACGGAGAAGCATTGTGAAGCCTGAAGAAATCAAGAAACTCGACGCCTATTTCAAGCGCACGTTCAACCCGCAGATCGTGGTGAAGGCCCGTCCGCGCAAGAACGATTCTGCGGAAGTCTATCTCGGCGAAGAGTTTCTGGGTGTCGTCTATATCGATGACGAAGATGGCGATCGCTCCTATAATTTCTCGATGGCGATCCTGGACGTCGATCTCTAATTTTATCGATTGCGTATAGCGATCGTATACTCGGGCCGTATTTCATTGAAAATGCGGCCCTTTTCTTTGGCAATTGCCAATTTGCTCATTCCGCGGCCTTTCTGAGCCGACACAGCTTTTCCGTCCTTAAATGCTAATATTTAAACAAAGCCTTGGGTTGCAGGGGCAATGATATATATTAGAAAAAACAGAATGATGCGGTGCACTTCTTGCGGCTGACATCGCGTTGTCACCAGAAATGCAACCAAGGGATGATATTGCGTCGCACAAGACTACTTGACTAATTGTGCGTCGCATTTAAGCTTTGCCCTGTAAACCGGCCGCCGGCCGGCCAACAAGGGACGGAGAAGCATGTTCAATTTCGAAGACGCGAACAAGAAGGGCAAGGAAGCCATGGACACGGCGCTGAAGAGCTATTCCGATGTCACCAAGGGCTTTCAGGCAATTGCTGCGGAAGCCGCCGAATATTCCAAGAAGTCTTTCCAGGATGGCGTTACCCACGTCGAAACGCTCGCCGGCGTCAAGAGCTTCGAAGCTGCCTTCGAACTGCAGAGCAGCTATGTAAAGTCTTCCTACGAAAACTTCGTCGCCGAAGCCACCAAGCTCGGCGAAATGTATGCAGATCTCGCCAAGAATGCCTATAAGCCTTACGAAGCGCCCGTTGCTGCCGCGACCAAGGCCGCCAGCAAGGCAGCAGCAACGGCAACCGCCGCTTAAGTTCCCGCCGAGAGGCAAAATTTCCGGAAGGACCGGCCACGCACGGCGTGGCCGGTCTTTTGCGTTTTCGAGCACTGAACCGAAGCTGAGGATATGTCGCGACTTTTTTGGCCGCAGCCCGTTTTGTCAGCGAATTGTGATTGCAGTGTCCCGCAAGGGGCTTAAAATCACGCCAATATGAACTAAGTTAGAGGTTCGGATATCTGGCCCGACCAAATGAAGAAACCAATCCTAGTTGCCAAGTCGGAATGCGATAGCTTCTGCCGGATGATTTGAGGAAAGAACGAAATGATCGCTGAGCCGATCCGGATGCAAAACAACAGCGAAAGGAACGGGGACAACGGAAATCGCGGGACCTCGGTGATTACGCGCACCAAGCCCAAAACCAAGAAACCCAATCTATACCGCGTGCTGCTTCTGAATGATGACTATACGCCCATGGACTTCGTGATCCATATCCTGGAGCGTTTCTTTCAAAAGGATCTCGAGAGTGCCACCCGCATCATGCTTCACGTCCACAACCACGGCGTCGGCGAGTGCGGGATATATACATATGAAGTAGCCGAAACGAAGGTGAGCCAGGTGATGGACTTTGCCCGGCAGCACCAGCATCCGCTGCAATGTGTTATGGAAAAGAAGTGAGGATCTGAACGTGCCAACATTTTCGCCTAGTCTTGAGAAGGCGCTGCATCAGGCACTGACCTACGCGAACGAGCGGCATCACGAGTATGCCACGCTGGAACATCTGCTTTTGGCGCTGGTAGACGACGCCGATGCCGCAGCTGTCATGGGCGCGTGCAATGTTGATCTCGACGCGCTCCGTAAGACTCTGACTGAATACGTCGATAATGAACTTTCCAACCTGGTCACGGGCTATGATGAGGACTCGAAGCCGACTTCCGGCTTCCAGCGCGTCATCCAGCGCGCCGTGATCCATGTGCAATCTTCCGGCCGCGAGGAAGTGACGGGCGCCAATGTTCTCGTCGCGATTTTCGCGGAGCGGGAAAGCCATGCTGCCTTTTTCCTGCAGGAGCAGGAAATGACCCGCTACGACGCGGTCAATTACATTTCTCACGGCATCGGCAAGCGCCCGGGTTCCTCCCAGACCCGCACGCCGCGCGGCGCCG encodes the following:
- the cysE gene encoding serine O-acetyltransferase is translated as MVAATDIRPVEGLGAVKVMDPIWDSMREEARAAAQEDPLLAAFLYSTIINHRSLEECVIYRICERLDHPDMQAILLRQTFEEMLADWPEWGSILRVDIQAVYDRDPACLRFLEPVLYFKGFHALQTHRLAHWLYNHGRRDFALYLQSRSSSVFQTDINPAARIGKGIFLDHATGLVVGETAVIGDNVSILHGVTLGGTGKEGSDRHPKIAHGVLIGAGAKILGNIQIGHCSRIAAGSVVLKEVPPKTTVAGVPAKVVGEAGCSEPSRSMDQLLAERMVVDQIKGAGI
- a CDS encoding DUF3126 family protein, which codes for MKPEEIKKLDAYFKRTFNPQIVVKARPRKNDSAEVYLGEEFLGVVYIDDEDGDRSYNFSMAILDVDL
- a CDS encoding phasin family protein; this encodes MFNFEDANKKGKEAMDTALKSYSDVTKGFQAIAAEAAEYSKKSFQDGVTHVETLAGVKSFEAAFELQSSYVKSSYENFVAEATKLGEMYADLAKNAYKPYEAPVAAATKAASKAAATATAA
- the clpS gene encoding ATP-dependent Clp protease adapter ClpS, producing MIAEPIRMQNNSERNGDNGNRGTSVITRTKPKTKKPNLYRVLLLNDDYTPMDFVIHILERFFQKDLESATRIMLHVHNHGVGECGIYTYEVAETKVSQVMDFARQHQHPLQCVMEKK